The proteins below come from a single Ruegeria sp. SCSIO 43209 genomic window:
- the gap gene encoding type I glyceraldehyde-3-phosphate dehydrogenase: MTIKVGINGFGRIGRCTLSHIAASARNDIEVIKVNATGPLETSAHLLKYDSIHGRFPRDVSVEGNTMDLGRGPMEMFSTYDMNELDWEGCDVVLECTGKFNDGLKAKTHLERGAGKVLLSAPGKNVDKTIVFGVNHNSLTANDNMVSNGSCTTNCLAPLAKVLDEGIGIEHGIMTTIHAYTGDQPTLDRRHSDLYRARAAAMSMIPTSTGAAAALGEVLPNLKGRLDGSAIRVPTPNVSAVDLSFRASRDVTVEEVNAIVEEAAKGPMQRVLGYEPAPLVSTDFNHTEESSIFAPDQTRVVDNRMVRVLAWYDNEWGFSVRMADVAVAMGRLN, from the coding sequence ATGACCATCAAGGTCGGTATCAATGGTTTTGGCCGCATCGGCCGCTGTACTCTGTCGCACATCGCCGCATCGGCGCGCAACGACATCGAAGTGATCAAGGTCAACGCCACCGGCCCGCTGGAAACCTCGGCGCATCTGTTGAAATACGACAGCATTCATGGACGTTTCCCACGCGACGTCTCGGTCGAAGGCAACACCATGGATCTGGGTCGCGGCCCGATGGAGATGTTCTCGACCTACGATATGAACGAGCTGGACTGGGAAGGCTGCGATGTCGTTCTGGAATGCACCGGTAAATTCAACGACGGCCTGAAGGCTAAAACCCATCTTGAGCGCGGCGCAGGCAAGGTTCTGCTATCGGCCCCTGGCAAGAATGTCGACAAGACCATCGTATTTGGTGTGAACCACAACAGCCTGACTGCAAACGACAACATGGTGTCGAACGGTTCTTGCACCACCAACTGCCTTGCTCCGCTTGCCAAAGTTCTGGACGAAGGTATCGGCATCGAGCATGGCATCATGACCACGATTCACGCCTATACCGGCGACCAACCGACGCTGGACCGTCGCCACAGCGATCTTTATCGCGCCCGCGCTGCCGCCATGTCGATGATCCCGACGTCCACTGGCGCCGCTGCAGCACTGGGAGAGGTTCTGCCGAACCTCAAAGGGCGCCTGGACGGCTCGGCCATCCGCGTGCCCACTCCAAACGTCTCGGCCGTTGATCTATCATTCCGCGCCTCGCGCGACGTCACTGTCGAAGAGGTCAACGCCATCGTCGAAGAGGCAGCGAAAGGCCCGATGCAGCGCGTTCTAGGGTATGAGCCTGCGCCGCTGGTTTCGACCGATTTCAACCACACCGAAGAAAGCTCGATCTTTGCGCCGGATCAGACCCGAGTTGTCGACAACCGAATGGTGCGCGTATTGGCATGGTATGACAACGAATGGGGATTCTCGGTGCGTATGGCGGATGTCGCCGTCGCGATGGGCCGCCTTAACTGA
- the tkt gene encoding transketolase, which produces MDLTALRNANPEHWDKAAAIRTLTLDAVAAANSGHSGMPMGMADVATVLFEKHLKFDATAPNWPDRDRFILSAGHGSMLVYSLLYLTGHGDVTLEEIKNFRQLGAKTAGHPENFLIDGVETTTGPLGQGISNAVGFAMAEEIQRAHYGKKIVDHYTYVIAGDGCLMEGVSQEAITLAGRHELSKLIVFWDNNNITIDGTVDIADRTDQVRRFAASGWHVLEIDGHDPKAIDAAIVQAKKSNKPTMIACESHIALGHAAQDTSKGHGALTDQDQLNAAKEAYDWPHDAFVIPAEVKAAWEAIGARGKAERAAWEERFAQVSERKQAEFNRAYAFEAPKKLAGAIRSFKKLMSEDQPKLATRASSEKVLNVVNPIMPETIGGSADLTGSNNTKSADMGVFLPENRKGRYIHYGIREHGMAAAMNGMALHGGIRPYGGTFMAFTDYARPSMRLAALMKIPTVFVMTHDSIGLGEDGPTHQPVEHLAISRATPNTYVFRPADTIETAEAWELALTFKDSPSVLSLTRQGVPTVRTQHKAKNLTAQGAYVLADAENKRQAILIATGSEVSLAMEAKAILEAEGIGTRVVSMPCMELFAEQDEAYRKRVLPAGAVRVGIEAAVRAGGWDRWLLGERGREAKAGFIGMSSFGASAPAGELYKHFGITTEATVAKVKELLG; this is translated from the coding sequence GTGGACCTGACTGCGCTGCGCAATGCCAACCCCGAACACTGGGACAAGGCTGCGGCCATCCGCACCCTGACCCTCGACGCTGTCGCCGCCGCCAATTCCGGCCATTCCGGTATGCCGATGGGCATGGCCGATGTTGCGACCGTATTGTTCGAAAAGCACCTCAAATTCGACGCCACTGCCCCGAACTGGCCGGACCGCGATCGGTTCATCCTATCGGCGGGTCACGGTTCGATGCTGGTCTATTCGCTGCTGTATCTCACCGGTCATGGCGATGTTACGCTGGAAGAGATCAAGAACTTCCGTCAATTGGGCGCCAAAACTGCCGGGCACCCCGAGAACTTCCTGATCGATGGTGTCGAAACCACTACCGGACCTTTGGGTCAGGGCATTTCGAATGCCGTTGGCTTTGCGATGGCCGAGGAAATTCAGCGTGCGCATTATGGCAAGAAGATCGTTGATCACTATACCTACGTGATTGCGGGCGACGGCTGCCTGATGGAAGGCGTCAGCCAAGAGGCGATCACTTTGGCCGGTCGCCACGAGCTAAGCAAACTGATCGTCTTCTGGGATAACAACAACATCACCATCGACGGCACAGTCGACATCGCCGACCGCACCGATCAGGTGCGCCGTTTTGCGGCCTCGGGCTGGCATGTGCTTGAGATTGACGGCCACGACCCCAAGGCCATCGATGCGGCCATCGTGCAGGCGAAGAAGTCGAACAAACCGACGATGATTGCTTGTGAAAGCCACATAGCACTGGGGCACGCGGCGCAGGACACTTCAAAAGGCCATGGCGCTCTGACCGATCAGGATCAGTTGAACGCCGCCAAAGAAGCATATGACTGGCCGCATGATGCGTTCGTCATCCCTGCTGAGGTCAAAGCCGCTTGGGAGGCCATTGGTGCACGTGGCAAAGCCGAGCGCGCAGCGTGGGAGGAGCGTTTTGCGCAAGTCTCCGAACGTAAACAAGCCGAATTCAACCGCGCCTATGCGTTTGAGGCACCAAAGAAGCTGGCCGGCGCCATCCGGTCGTTCAAGAAACTGATGTCGGAAGACCAGCCAAAGCTGGCCACACGCGCCTCTTCAGAGAAGGTGTTGAATGTCGTTAACCCGATCATGCCCGAAACCATTGGCGGCTCGGCTGACCTGACTGGATCGAACAACACCAAATCGGCTGATATGGGCGTGTTCCTTCCGGAAAACCGCAAGGGTCGGTATATCCATTACGGCATTCGTGAACACGGTATGGCCGCTGCTATGAACGGTATGGCGCTGCATGGTGGCATTCGCCCGTATGGCGGTACGTTCATGGCCTTCACCGACTATGCGCGGCCCTCGATGCGTTTGGCTGCACTTATGAAGATCCCGACGGTGTTCGTGATGACCCACGACTCGATTGGTCTGGGCGAAGACGGTCCGACGCACCAACCGGTGGAACATCTGGCGATCTCGCGCGCGACGCCGAACACTTATGTGTTCCGCCCCGCGGATACGATTGAGACCGCCGAAGCCTGGGAATTGGCGCTGACCTTCAAGGATAGCCCCTCAGTCCTGTCGCTGACCCGTCAAGGCGTGCCAACTGTTCGGACCCAGCACAAAGCCAAAAACCTGACCGCACAAGGCGCTTATGTATTGGCTGACGCAGAAAACAAGCGTCAGGCGATTCTGATTGCCACAGGTTCCGAGGTTTCGCTGGCGATGGAAGCTAAAGCAATACTTGAGGCCGAAGGCATCGGCACTCGGGTCGTTTCCATGCCCTGTATGGAGCTGTTTGCCGAACAAGACGAAGCCTACCGCAAGCGCGTATTGCCTGCGGGAGCCGTCCGCGTCGGTATCGAGGCTGCGGTTCGCGCCGGAGGCTGGGACCGTTGGCTTCTGGGCGAGCGTGGTCGCGAGGCCAAAGCCGGGTTCATCGGCATGTCCAGCTTTGGTGCGTCGGCACCCGCCGGAGAGCTCTACAAGCATTTTGGCATCACGACCGAGGCAACAGTCGCCAAGGTCAAAGAACTGCTGGGTTGA
- a CDS encoding MliC family protein, producing MPIARMAFCAAVVSLTGTMAKADIDILSVTFTCENNTQVPVSYFNASNGDGAAAIMIDDQLIPMKQVPSGSGIRYESVGGAGTYTLRSKGWDATISHQAEGDTAPELVLFKDCSSR from the coding sequence ATGCCGATCGCCCGAATGGCTTTTTGCGCGGCCGTCGTCTCGCTGACTGGCACGATGGCAAAGGCCGATATCGACATTCTGTCCGTGACGTTTACCTGTGAAAACAACACGCAAGTGCCGGTGTCCTACTTTAACGCCTCAAATGGAGATGGGGCGGCTGCGATAATGATCGATGATCAGTTGATCCCCATGAAACAGGTTCCAAGCGGCTCGGGCATCCGGTATGAATCCGTCGGAGGGGCAGGGACATACACCCTGCGCTCCAAGGGGTGGGATGCCACGATCAGCCATCAGGCCGAAGGCGACACAGCCCCGGAACTCGTATTGTTCAAGGACTGTAGCAGCCGATAG
- the grxD gene encoding Grx4 family monothiol glutaredoxin: protein MSDVKTQIDETVKANDVVLYMKGTKEMPQCGFSSRVAGVLNYMGVEYTDVNVLADEAVRQGIKDYSDWPTVPQLYVKGEFVGGCDIITEMTLSGELDTLFDENSVGYNKDAADKIREANA from the coding sequence ATGAGCGACGTTAAGACCCAGATCGACGAAACCGTCAAAGCCAACGATGTGGTGCTTTACATGAAAGGCACCAAAGAGATGCCGCAGTGCGGGTTCTCATCCCGGGTGGCCGGTGTTCTGAATTACATGGGTGTCGAATACACCGACGTGAACGTTCTGGCTGACGAAGCTGTGCGCCAGGGCATCAAGGACTACTCCGACTGGCCAACCGTGCCTCAGCTTTATGTCAAAGGCGAGTTTGTCGGCGGTTGCGACATTATCACTGAAATGACGCTGTCGGGCGAGCTAGACACACTGTTCGATGAAAACAGTGTGGGCTACAACAAAGACGCTGCGGACAAAATCCGCGAAGCAAACGCGTAA
- a CDS encoding cell division protein ZapA, with protein sequence MPEVTIHIGGRGFDVSCQDGEEPFLQAAARLLDDEAQVLSDQIGRMPESRMLLMAGLMLADKAAAHEDRMKLAEAKLVELETELKRLRSQPQPEPERIEVAVVPPSVTDTLAEMAARAEALAAVIEERTA encoded by the coding sequence ATGCCCGAAGTAACCATTCATATCGGCGGCCGCGGCTTTGATGTCTCGTGCCAGGACGGAGAAGAACCGTTTCTGCAAGCGGCAGCCAGACTGCTGGATGATGAGGCTCAGGTTTTGTCGGACCAGATAGGACGTATGCCGGAATCGCGGATGCTGCTGATGGCGGGACTCATGTTGGCAGACAAGGCAGCCGCGCATGAAGATCGCATGAAACTGGCCGAGGCCAAGCTGGTCGAATTGGAGACCGAATTGAAGCGGCTCCGCAGCCAACCGCAGCCGGAACCTGAACGGATCGAGGTTGCGGTAGTGCCGCCATCTGTCACGGATACGCTGGCTGAAATGGCGGCGCGCGCCGAAGCCCTGGCGGCAGTCATTGAAGAAAGGACGGCCTAA
- a CDS encoding DUF808 domain-containing protein encodes MSGLLALLDDVAGIAKVAAASVDDVVAAAGKAGAKTAGVIIDDAAVTPKYVQGFAPARELPIIWRIARGSIFNKIILLLPVALLLANFAPWLITPLLMLGGSYLCFEGAEKIFHVLVPHGSHAIDEDMKNPVPGHLEEKKVKGAIKTDFILSAEIMTIALAAIEAPNVWMQAATLAVVGVGVTVAVYGSVALIVKMDDVGLYLAQNAPTPIGRGTGRGLVKAMPVVMKVLSIVGTAAMLWVGGSIMIHGMEVLGFGWLGHHIYDWANAASHAVSEQWAGAVKWIAKATMDGVFGLAYGLALIPVATKLLSPAISAISGSANKH; translated from the coding sequence ATGAGTGGTCTGTTGGCCCTGTTGGACGACGTGGCGGGCATTGCAAAGGTCGCGGCGGCTTCGGTGGACGATGTGGTGGCCGCTGCCGGCAAGGCTGGGGCCAAGACTGCGGGTGTGATCATTGACGATGCGGCCGTGACGCCCAAATACGTTCAGGGTTTTGCCCCAGCGCGGGAACTGCCGATCATCTGGCGCATCGCGCGCGGATCGATTTTCAACAAGATCATTCTGTTGTTGCCAGTGGCATTGCTACTAGCCAATTTTGCGCCTTGGTTGATCACACCGCTGCTTATGCTCGGTGGTTCATATCTGTGTTTCGAGGGGGCCGAGAAGATTTTTCACGTCCTGGTTCCACATGGGAGCCATGCGATAGACGAAGATATGAAAAATCCTGTTCCTGGCCATCTGGAAGAAAAGAAGGTGAAGGGTGCGATCAAGACTGACTTTATTCTGTCTGCTGAAATCATGACCATCGCTTTGGCGGCCATTGAAGCGCCGAATGTGTGGATGCAAGCCGCGACGCTGGCCGTGGTGGGCGTTGGGGTCACCGTCGCCGTTTATGGCTCGGTCGCTCTGATCGTGAAAATGGATGATGTCGGCCTGTATTTGGCGCAAAACGCGCCGACGCCGATAGGGCGCGGAACGGGAAGGGGCCTCGTCAAAGCGATGCCCGTTGTTATGAAAGTTCTGTCTATCGTTGGTACTGCTGCGATGCTGTGGGTCGGCGGGTCGATCATGATCCACGGTATGGAGGTCCTGGGCTTTGGCTGGCTGGGCCATCACATTTACGACTGGGCAAATGCTGCGAGTCATGCTGTGTCTGAACAATGGGCAGGCGCGGTAAAGTGGATCGCGAAGGCGACGATGGATGGTGTATTCGGTCTGGCCTATGGGCTGGCGCTGATACCGGTGGCAACCAAGCTGCTGTCCCCCGCGATCAGCGCGATTTCGGGATCTGCGAATAAACACTGA
- the coaD gene encoding pantetheine-phosphate adenylyltransferase — MRVGLYPGTFDPITMGHIDIIRRAAALVDKLVIGVAINRDKGPLFSLEERVAMIEAECAHLTEQTGTEIVAHPFENLLIDCARDVGAQIIVRGLRAVADFEYEFQMVGMNRALDDSIETVFLMAEARHQAIASKLVKEIARLNGDVSKFVTPRVNSALKERLG, encoded by the coding sequence ATGCGGGTTGGATTATATCCCGGTACTTTCGACCCTATCACCATGGGTCATATAGACATTATTCGCCGCGCGGCTGCGCTGGTGGATAAGCTCGTCATTGGTGTTGCTATCAACCGGGACAAGGGCCCACTGTTTTCTTTGGAAGAGCGTGTTGCGATGATCGAGGCCGAATGCGCCCATCTGACCGAGCAGACCGGCACTGAGATTGTCGCGCATCCGTTTGAAAACCTGCTGATCGATTGCGCCCGCGATGTAGGCGCTCAGATCATCGTGCGCGGACTGCGTGCGGTTGCGGATTTCGAGTATGAATTCCAGATGGTTGGGATGAATCGCGCGTTGGACGACTCGATTGAGACCGTGTTCTTGATGGCAGAGGCACGGCATCAAGCCATTGCGTCGAAACTGGTCAAAGAAATCGCCAGATTGAACGGGGACGTGTCAAAATTCGTCACGCCCCGCGTCAATTCCGCCTTGAAAGAGCGGTTAGGATAG
- a CDS encoding CoA-acylating methylmalonate-semialdehyde dehydrogenase — protein sequence MQNLTHFINGENVAGTSGRFDNVFNPATGEVQYQCPMASVAETTAAIEDAAAAQVAWGATNPQKRARVMMAMVGLMNRNMDKLAEALSREHGKTIPDAKGDLQRGLEVIEYCIGAPQMLKGEFTDSAGPGIDMYSMRQPLGVVASIMPFNFPAMMPLWHVGPALACGNAVVLKPSERDPSVPLMLAELFVEAGLPKGVFQVVNGDKEAVDTLLDSEIIQGVSFVGSTPIAQYIYARATANGKRAQCFGGAKNHMIVMPDADLDQAADALVGAGFGAAGERCMAISVAVPVGEETADALIEKLIPRVEKLKVGPYTAGDDVDMGPVVTAAAKERILGLINSGVEQGAKLVIDNRDFSLQGYEDGFFVGPHLFDNVTPDMDIYKQEIFGPVLSTVRAGSYEEALKLAMDHEYGNGTAIFTRDGDTARDFASRVNIGMVGINVPIPVPLAYHTFGGWKKSMFGDLNQHGPDSFKFYTRTKTVTSRWPSGIKEGGEFNFKAMD from the coding sequence ATGCAGAACCTGACCCATTTCATCAACGGCGAAAATGTCGCTGGCACATCTGGCCGCTTTGACAATGTATTCAACCCAGCAACGGGTGAAGTGCAGTACCAATGCCCGATGGCCAGTGTCGCCGAGACCACCGCTGCGATCGAAGACGCTGCAGCAGCTCAGGTCGCTTGGGGCGCAACCAACCCGCAGAAGCGCGCGCGCGTTATGATGGCGATGGTTGGTTTGATGAACCGCAACATGGACAAGCTGGCCGAGGCTCTCAGCCGCGAGCACGGTAAAACCATCCCGGACGCCAAGGGTGATCTGCAGCGTGGTCTGGAAGTGATAGAATACTGCATCGGCGCGCCCCAGATGCTGAAAGGTGAGTTCACCGACAGCGCGGGCCCGGGCATCGATATGTATTCAATGCGTCAGCCGCTGGGCGTGGTCGCTTCGATCATGCCATTCAACTTCCCCGCAATGATGCCACTGTGGCACGTTGGCCCGGCACTGGCCTGCGGCAACGCAGTTGTTCTAAAGCCGTCCGAGCGCGACCCCTCTGTTCCATTGATGCTGGCAGAGCTGTTTGTCGAAGCTGGTCTGCCCAAGGGCGTGTTCCAAGTCGTAAACGGTGACAAAGAGGCCGTGGACACCCTGCTGGACAGCGAAATCATTCAGGGCGTGTCATTCGTGGGTTCAACCCCGATCGCGCAGTACATCTATGCTCGTGCAACCGCCAACGGCAAACGCGCGCAGTGTTTCGGTGGCGCTAAGAACCACATGATCGTTATGCCTGACGCCGATCTGGATCAGGCTGCTGATGCGCTGGTCGGTGCAGGTTTCGGCGCGGCTGGCGAACGCTGCATGGCAATCTCGGTGGCCGTGCCTGTGGGCGAAGAAACCGCAGACGCACTGATCGAAAAACTGATCCCTCGCGTGGAGAAGCTGAAAGTTGGCCCCTACACAGCGGGCGACGACGTGGACATGGGTCCGGTTGTTACTGCTGCCGCGAAAGAGCGTATCCTTGGCCTGATCAACTCGGGCGTTGAGCAGGGTGCGAAGCTGGTTATCGACAACCGCGATTTCAGCTTGCAGGGTTATGAGGACGGCTTCTTTGTCGGCCCGCACTTGTTCGACAACGTCACCCCCGACATGGATATCTACAAGCAAGAGATCTTTGGACCGGTCCTGTCGACCGTCCGCGCGGGTTCTTATGAAGAGGCGCTGAAACTGGCGATGGATCATGAATACGGCAACGGCACTGCGATCTTCACCCGCGACGGTGATACGGCGCGTGACTTTGCCAGCCGTGTGAACATCGGCATGGTCGGCATCAACGTTCCGATCCCGGTTCCGCTGGCCTACCACACTTTTGGCGGCTGGAAGAAATCGATGTTCGGCGACCTGAACCAGCACGGTCCAGACAGCTTCAAGTTCTACACCCGCACCAAAACAGTGACATCGCGCTGGCCGTCGGGCATCAAGGAAGGTGGCGAGTTCAACTTCAAAGCGATGGACTGA
- a CDS encoding CBS domain-containing protein — protein sequence MLVQAILKSKASGGVETVEPTASVSQAAEILAEKRIGTVVISEDGGQTAAGILSERDIVRELAASGSGCLDKPVSNYMTKQLVTASQQDTVESILSQMTEGRFRHMPVLEDGKLVGIVTLGDAVKAQLAELAMEKDALEGMIMGH from the coding sequence ATGCTTGTACAGGCCATTCTCAAATCCAAGGCCAGCGGCGGTGTGGAGACGGTCGAGCCAACGGCATCCGTTTCTCAGGCTGCCGAGATTCTTGCGGAAAAGCGGATTGGTACTGTGGTCATTTCCGAGGATGGGGGGCAGACGGCAGCGGGCATTTTATCCGAACGAGACATTGTTCGTGAGTTGGCTGCCAGCGGCAGCGGATGCTTGGATAAACCCGTTAGCAACTATATGACCAAGCAACTTGTGACCGCCAGCCAGCAGGATACTGTTGAGTCTATCCTGTCCCAGATGACCGAAGGACGATTTCGCCACATGCCTGTATTGGAAGATGGCAAACTGGTCGGCATCGTTACGCTGGGTGATGCGGTCAAGGCGCAACTTGCTGAACTTGCTATGGAAAAAGACGCGCTTGAGGGCATGATCATGGGGCATTGA
- a CDS encoding thioesterase family protein, producing the protein MTKLSLSQVLASSDRLNGMLQFPVPPNWMQGRTTYGGFSSALLLAAARNAVDVLPPLRSALINFTAPIGSPPLIETEVLRNGRNVTTINTRASIEGNTAALGTFTFGKAQDSHVAFEHPAKAEIQPEITEHYFPPDLPKLPIAFLENFDVRLIDGARPFAGAERGYVKVWARHNDADMRDRIEGLIAIADLLPPAIFPTLKKPGNNSSMNWIFNVLSEDIHTRDGWWLMEHQLTAGHDGYSSQVMRMWNTDGDLIVDGMQSVIIFV; encoded by the coding sequence ATGACTAAACTCAGCCTTTCCCAAGTCCTTGCCAGTTCAGATCGGTTGAACGGGATGCTGCAGTTTCCGGTGCCGCCAAACTGGATGCAAGGCCGCACAACATATGGCGGCTTCTCGTCTGCCTTGCTGCTGGCTGCTGCGAGAAATGCGGTCGATGTTCTGCCGCCATTACGCTCGGCCCTGATCAATTTTACCGCGCCCATCGGTTCACCTCCGCTGATCGAAACCGAGGTGCTTCGCAATGGGCGGAATGTCACAACGATCAATACACGAGCAAGTATTGAGGGGAATACAGCCGCACTTGGGACATTTACGTTTGGCAAGGCACAGGACAGCCATGTGGCGTTCGAACATCCGGCTAAGGCAGAGATACAGCCAGAGATCACAGAACACTATTTCCCGCCAGATTTGCCAAAACTTCCCATCGCATTTCTTGAGAACTTCGACGTTCGGTTGATCGACGGGGCGCGGCCATTTGCTGGTGCAGAGCGTGGCTATGTGAAGGTTTGGGCGCGCCATAATGATGCCGATATGCGCGATAGGATCGAAGGGTTGATCGCAATTGCGGACCTGTTGCCACCGGCCATATTCCCGACATTGAAGAAGCCGGGAAACAACTCATCAATGAACTGGATTTTCAACGTGCTATCCGAAGATATTCATACTCGCGATGGATGGTGGTTGATGGAACATCAATTGACAGCTGGACATGACGGCTACAGCTCTCAGGTCATGCGGATGTGGAACACCGATGGTGATCTAATTGTCGATGGTATGCAGTCAGTAATAATTTTCGTCTAA
- a CDS encoding LysR family transcriptional regulator: MTPNWDDLRVFLAVARDESLSGAGRVLKIDPATVGRRIARLEAALDAVLFTKSQQGYVLTTAGQRLMEHGLQAEEAMRAATGVMSGSAKSLSGQIRIGAPDGSANYLLPQVCAKISDANPDLDIQILALPRIINLSRREADMAVTVSAPTAGKLLVQKISDYRLHMVATKEYLSRHAEIRSIEDLKGHRMIGYIPDMIFDRELDYLNDIGVERVALASNSVSVQLRQVSLGTGVCVAHDFTLPFHRGLQKILTDQVSLTRGFYLVRHQGDQRNERLNHFAEALTRGIRDEVARLEREASP; encoded by the coding sequence ATGACGCCGAATTGGGATGATTTGCGGGTTTTCCTGGCGGTCGCGCGCGATGAAAGCCTTTCGGGTGCGGGGCGGGTTCTCAAGATCGACCCGGCGACAGTCGGGCGCAGAATCGCGCGGCTCGAAGCGGCATTGGACGCGGTGTTGTTCACGAAATCACAGCAGGGCTATGTGTTGACGACTGCAGGACAACGCCTGATGGAGCATGGGCTGCAGGCGGAAGAAGCTATGCGCGCAGCGACTGGTGTCATGTCAGGCTCTGCCAAATCGCTAAGCGGTCAGATCCGAATTGGTGCCCCGGATGGTAGTGCCAATTACCTGTTGCCACAGGTCTGCGCCAAGATCAGCGATGCCAATCCTGATCTCGACATTCAGATCCTGGCGTTGCCGCGCATCATCAACCTATCCCGGCGAGAGGCCGACATGGCGGTAACAGTCAGTGCGCCCACCGCAGGGAAACTGCTGGTGCAGAAGATATCCGACTATCGGCTGCATATGGTCGCAACGAAGGAATACCTGAGTCGTCACGCCGAAATTCGATCCATCGAGGATCTAAAAGGGCATCGGATGATAGGCTATATTCCGGACATGATTTTCGACCGCGAGCTGGACTATCTCAACGACATTGGTGTTGAACGTGTCGCGCTTGCATCAAACTCTGTTTCCGTTCAGCTGCGACAAGTTTCGCTGGGAACAGGGGTCTGCGTGGCACATGATTTCACATTGCCGTTCCATCGGGGATTGCAGAAAATCCTGACGGATCAGGTCAGTCTGACCCGGGGGTTCTATCTGGTCCGCCATCAGGGCGATCAGCGCAATGAGCGGTTGAACCACTTTGCCGAGGCGTTGACGCGCGGAATACGGGACGAAGTAGCGCGGCTTGAGCGCGAAGCTTCACCTTGA
- the gap gene encoding type I glyceraldehyde-3-phosphate dehydrogenase has protein sequence MTLKLAINGFGRIGRGVLRAVMESGRTDVEIIAINDLAKPEMNAHLFEFDSVHGRYSKPVTLTDAGLDVGAGPIRLTSERDPEALDWSDVDVVLECTGVFRTREAAERHLKNGSKKVLISAPARGDGGVKTVVFGVNDHELTADDIVVSNASCTTNCLSPVAAALDAGLGIKHGNMTTVHAYTASQPVHDTAGKDPYLSRAAALSMIPTTTGAASAVGLVLPQLAGKLTGQAIRVPTPNVSVVDLVAEVSRPTTEEEVNALFVEAAAKIPSVLAAENRPLISIDFNHDSHSSTVSLAETKVTDGTLVRVLAWYDNEWGFSNRMLDTAAAMGALS, from the coding sequence ATGACACTCAAGCTGGCAATCAATGGATTTGGACGGATAGGGCGCGGCGTTCTTCGGGCCGTCATGGAATCCGGACGTACTGATGTTGAAATCATCGCAATCAACGATCTGGCAAAGCCCGAAATGAACGCACATCTGTTCGAGTTCGACAGTGTGCATGGACGCTATTCCAAACCCGTAACTCTGACTGATGCAGGTCTGGATGTGGGTGCTGGGCCCATCCGGCTGACCAGCGAGCGTGATCCCGAAGCACTGGACTGGTCTGATGTGGATGTGGTTCTGGAATGCACCGGTGTTTTCCGGACCCGTGAAGCAGCTGAGCGGCACCTGAAAAACGGATCAAAGAAAGTATTGATCTCGGCCCCTGCCCGTGGCGACGGCGGCGTGAAGACAGTCGTGTTCGGCGTGAACGATCATGAGCTAACCGCCGACGATATCGTTGTTTCCAATGCCTCGTGCACCACCAACTGCCTATCGCCCGTGGCCGCAGCATTGGACGCAGGGCTTGGCATCAAACACGGCAACATGACAACCGTTCATGCCTATACGGCGAGCCAACCGGTTCACGACACTGCGGGCAAAGACCCCTACTTGTCGCGCGCAGCAGCACTGTCGATGATTCCCACGACAACCGGCGCGGCGTCTGCAGTGGGTCTGGTATTGCCGCAGCTTGCTGGTAAGTTGACCGGGCAAGCCATTCGTGTCCCCACGCCCAATGTCTCAGTCGTTGATCTGGTTGCTGAGGTTTCGCGACCGACGACCGAAGAAGAGGTCAATGCCCTCTTTGTAGAAGCCGCCGCCAAAATCCCCAGTGTGCTGGCGGCCGAGAATCGCCCCTTGATCTCGATCGATTTCAACCACGACTCGCATAGCTCGACGGTTTCACTGGCTGAAACCAAAGTAACTGACGGCACATTGGTTCGTGTGCTTGCATGGTACGACAACGAATGGGGCTTCTCGAACCGGATGCTGGACACAGCCGCCGCGATGGGCGCGCTATCCTAA